The DNA segment GATCTGTTGAATTTGCTCAGCTCCCTGCTCAACAGCAGGAAATCATAATTACTTAAAAACCTCAttgtggctgggagcagtggctcatgcctgtaatcccagcaattttggaggccaaggtgggcagatcacttgttgtcaggggtttgagaccagcctggccaacagagtgaaaccccatctctactaaagatacaaaaattagctgagtgtggtgattcatgcctgtaatcccaggtacttgggaggctgaggcaggagaatcacttgaacctgggaggcagaggtttcagtgagccaagatggtgcactgcaatccagcctgggcaacagaccaagactctgtctcaaaataataataataaataaaaatctcattGTGTTTCAAACAAAATTTCTTTTGCATATTAACTGTGTCAACTTGCATATTAACTATAatcattttgtttactttatatCCAATCTTGAGAAATCTTTGAGGACTAATTTCACTCTTTTCTGACATTTTGGTAAACATACCAAATGCCATCACACAAAATGCACAAAAttcctgagaaatacattttctccttGAGGAGTAGACTTGCTGTGTTAGAGGAACTCATGGTTATCAAGCTCCTGGTTTAATAAACATGACTAGAATTCTCTATCTTAATATGAGTAGCTAGGTACTCACAGGGCATCTAGAAGGTTAATATTTATGGTCTGAAAATAGCCACATTTTTTTACTGGCCACAAATTACAACTGCAGAATGTTTATGGCCATACAAGACATCTTCCACCAAGCctgaaaaatgtataaatgtcCTAAGAGTGCAgcattttttcttaaagataataTTAATGAGCTAGCTTAGGTCAATGGGTTAATGGTCATTGTTAATACCAATAGCCCCGACATTAGTGAGTACATCTGCACCTTCCAAGTTTAATTATAACTCTTTCTCTTTATGGTTAGAGTGGAGACACTAACAATAGATGATGCATTCCTGCTCTTGTTTTCTGAGGGTGTCCAACTCTGTAATGGAGTcatttctaataaacttgcttcttTCACTGTGTTCTCTGACTCACCTCAAATTTTTTCCTGCACAAGATCTAAGAATCCTACTTTGTGGTCTGTATCAGGACCCTCTTTTCCAGCAACATCTGTCAGCAACACCATGAAGGGACACCAAGACAAGACCCCCACTCCAAGGAAAACAATCCACATAGAATCAGTCAGCTGGCAAGTGGGCTGTCTTTTAGAGTCGTGAAGCATTCAGGTTGGCAAGAATGATTATCCACTATTACTTAAGTGAGAGGCCCTAGGGTATAACATTAGGGTGAGAGACTTATCCCAAAGTTAGAGACCTGGGGGTGTCATACTCAGATTAGAGGCCAAGCCCACAGGGTTAGAGGCCCTGGGGAATGTTGAGAAGAATGGATTTGGCTAAACAAGATGTTTgccactttctcttttttgacTGTCCACCTTGTGCTCTTTGTCCCTCACCTGAGTGCTCTGCATGTTGTTGCCTTTCTGCTCACCACCTCCGTTTTGTAGTGGCCTGGAGGCTGCCCCAGGAAAGAGGCCCCAAACAGTTTAGCTTTTACTTTCCTCAGCGATCCTCTGACTTTTAGCCTTGATGTCTTAGAGCTATTGCTGCTACCACTTTTCTAGTTGGCAAAGCCAATAAACTAACATTAGAACAGCACCTACAGGTTTTGACCCCACACCAAGGGAAGGTGGTCCTAGAAGATAAAGGGCACCAGTAGATAATAGGAGAACATTTATGAAAGTGTCAGGCCTTATTGCTGGACACTCCAGACATAACCCTTAAAGCCTGCCAAACCATAAACCCAGCTACTTATCCGCCAGAGTCCACAGGTGCTCTCAGTCTTTCTGGCATAtaggttgtattagtctgttctcatgctgctaataaagacatatctgaggctgggtaatttgtaaagaaaagaggtttaattgactcacagttgcacatggTCAGGGAGGCCTCACGCTCATAGCAGAAGGCAGATGAGGAACAAAGTCACatctcttacatggcagcaggcaaaagagcttgtgtagggaactcccctttataaaaccatcagctgtaatcccagcactgtgggagtccaaggcagtagatgacctgaggtgaggagatcgaggccagcctggccaacatggtgaaaccctgtctatactaaaagtacaaaaattagacaggcgtggttgtgggcgcctataatcccagctactcaggaggctgagacaggagaatcgcttgaacccaggagtcagaggttgcagtgagccaagatcatgataacacactccagcctgagaacagagcaagactctgtctcaaaaataaataaataaaccatcagatctcatgaagcttattcactgtcatgagaacagcatgggaaagacccatccccTGATTCGattgcctcccactgggtctctcccacgaTATATGGGAATtaggggagctacaattcaagataagatttgactggggacacagccaaagcatgtCACAGGTTATGAAACAAATTTATTCTAGCAGGCCAGCCTTAAGAGAGATGAGCCCCTTGACCATCCTAAGGAAGAGTGGTTAACAGATGCAAGTTGTTTTATGCATCAGGAAAACAGGAGGGCTAGATATGCTATTATTAGTCAGTACAAGAGAATCAAGGCGCAAGCCTTGCTGGCCTCAACCTCAGCTCAAAAAACTGAGTTAATTGAACTTACTAGGCCCTTGCAATTGGGAAAGGatttaaaagttaacatttacaCTGATTCCAAGTATGATTTTTTAGTGCTTCATGCTTATGCTGCAATTTGGAATGGGTAGGGACTCCTGACACCCAAGGCCTTTTCCATACATCATTCAGATTTTGAGCCTGTTAGAATGCTGCTTTGCTGCCAAAAAGTGACTATAATTAATTGCAGAGGACATCAAAAGAGAGACTGACTGTGTAAAAGGAAATGCCCTTGTAGATGCTGCAGCCAAGGGTCCTGCACTGGAAGGGCCAATGAAGCTTATGGGCGTGCTGGTCAGCATATGTAGAACTGGGCCAGAATACTctgaagaagaacaaaaatgGGCCAGGGATTGCATTTCAGTCCAGGGCCCCTCTGGCTGGCTGAATCATGGTAATAAATTACTAATGCCAAGTACCAATCATAGGGATATAATTCAGCACTTTCATGATTCTTTTCACCCTAGAAGGGATTCTTTGTTTCCGTTAATGTCTCATTTGTTTATAGGggtaaatcttttcaaaacagtaAAACAGGTGACACAGCACTGTGAGCTCTGTGCCTGACATGACCCAAACAGCCAGCAATTTTCTCCTTCTCCAGTTAAACCTGTCCAAAATTGAGGAACCTATCCAGGTGAGAACTGGCAACTCTAATTTACACCGATGCCTTCCTGCAGGAGATTCAAATATTTGCTAATGCTTACTGATACCGTCACTGGTTAGATTGAGGCATTCCCCACCCCATCTGAAAAATGTTTACTAGAAGAAATAACTCCTCAGTCTGGGTAATCTAAAAGCCTGCAAAGTGACAATGGCCCATGTTCCACAGCAGGCGTAACCCATCACCTATCCTCAGCTTTAAGAATCCAATATCACCTTCACTCTGCTGGAGACCGCAGTCCTCGGGAAAGGTGAAAGGGCTAATCCTACTCTAAAGAAGACCCTAGCTAAATCAGAGGCCTGTCTCTAACACCCATAGCTTACTGCAGGTTATAACTGCTCCAAAGTAAAACGTATAATTAAGTCCCGTTGAGTTAACATATGGAAGGCCTTTCCTAACCACAGATCTCCTAATAGATGAAGGGACGCATCCATTACAAAAATATGTCATCAATCTAGGACAGGAGCAAAGGCACTCTGTGAATATGGAAACAAGAGTCTTCCCCTCCCGCATGGGAGGAAAATTCAGTTTCAGCTCAGCTAGGGATCTAGTCTCACTAAAGACGCGGGAGGAAGTTCTCCATCTGAGCAGCTTTCCCCAACGTGGAAAGGACCACAGGAAGGACACCTGAGCTCTCCAAAAGACGCTCAACGCCAAGGGATTCACAGGTGGGTGCACCTGTGTGGAAGTAAAGCTGTTGCTTATTCTGGGAGCCCAAtccgaggctgagggaggtgggcgCGGGGCTATTTAAGCGTTGGCGGAGGGCGGGCTGGGTCGCTGCGCGtctgctcctccttctcctctttctcctgccGCCCTAATCCCGCCTTGGCCATGAGGGAGATTGTGCTCACGCAGGCTGGGCAGTGCGGGAACCAGATCGGCGCCAAGGTTAGCAGCCGGGGCTCTGAGGGCCCGGCCCGGGCCTGCCGGGTGGCCAGGGAAGATGTTGGCAGTGGCGGGGCGGTGCCCCTGCATTGCGGCCCCTGGGCTCCCTGCCGGGGACGGTGGAACTGGGCGGCTGGCGAGGCGGCCGGGGTGGACCCCAGGGACACGGCGGCCTAGGATGGGGGTGCggatgagggtgggggtgggagagcgGCTGGGGCGCCTCCGTGACTCAGCCCTGGCCTGTCTGGCCCCTCCCGTCTCTGGCAGTTCTGGGAGGTGATCTCCGATGAACATGCCATCGACTCCGCTGGCGCCTACCACGGGGACAGCCACCTGCAGCTGGAGCGCATCAACGTGTACTACAACGAGGCCAGCGGTGAGACCCCGTCCTTCCCCCACCGCCCTCCTGGCAACGAGGCCCTCCCCTGCTAATGCCCTCCCGCCCTCTCAGGTGGCAGGTACGTGCCCCGCGCTGTGCTCATGGATCTGGAGCCCGGCACCATGGACTCTGTGCGCTCAGGGCCCTTCGGGCAGATCTTCAGGCCGGACAACTTCATCTTCGGTGAGCTGCGGGCGAGGACTGGGGTCAGGGCAGCTCAAAATCCACGAGTGCCCCAAGGTCATCGCTGTGGGCACTGTGGAGCCAGGGCCCCTAAACCCCCTCCTATTCTCCGAGTCGAGTCGCTCCATCTGCTTCTCCTAAACGGGCTTTGGGAGGAAGGCCCGTGTGTCTTCTCAAGGTGAGGAGCTGCTGATGTAAACTCGGAGCAGGGAGCTGAGCTGGGGCCGTGGCTACTGCCTTCCCTGAAAACGGTCAGGAGCTGCCTGCAGCGAGGTCTATTAGCCCGTTTCAGGTTTGACTCCTGACTTAATTCCTGACAGGGGAAGCCGCTGTCCTGTAACTCGGGGGAGGGGGTTTCATTTGCTCCACCTGCAGGGCGCATGGTGCTCTCACCTCACACGTGACACTGGTGCCTTCTGCATTATGGTGATGACCACTGATGACCGTACACCTGGCCATCGAGTGACTGGCTGTACTGTCTTACAGGTCAGTGTGGGGCCGGAAACAACTGGGCCAAGGGACACTACACAGAAGGCGCGGAGCTGATGGAGTCAGTGATGGACGTTGTCAGAAAGGAGGCTGAGAGCTGCGACTGCCTGCAGGGTTTCCAGCTGACCCACTCCCTGGGTGGCGGGACTGGGTCTGGGATGGGTACCCTTCTGCTCAGTAAGATCCGGGAGGAGTACCCAGACAGGATCATAAACACATTCAGCATCCTGCCCTCGCCCAAGGTATCAGACACTGTGGTGGAGCCCTACAACGCCACCCTCTCAGTCCACCAGCTCATAGAAAATGCGGACGAGACCTTCTGCATAGATAACGAAGCGCTATATGACATATGTTCCAGGACCCTAAAACTGCCCACACCCACCTACGGTGACCTGAACCACCTGGTGTCTGCTACCATGAGTGGGGTCACCACGTGCCTGCGCTTCCCCGGCCAGCTGAATGCTGACCTGCGGAAGCTGGCCGTGAACATGGTCCCGTTTCCGCGGCTGCATTTCTTCATGCCTGGCTTTGCCCCACTGACCAGCCGGGGCAGCCAGCAGTACCGGGCCTTGACTGTGGCTGAGCTTACCCAGCAGATGTTTGATGCTAAGAATATGATGGCCGCTTGCGACCCCCGCCATGGCCGCTACCTAACGGCGGCTGCCATTTTCAGGGGTCGCATGCCCATGAGGGAGGTGGATGAACAAATGTTCAACATTCAGGACAAGAACAGCAGCTACTTTGCTGACTGGCTCCCCAACAATGTAAAAACAGCCGTCTGTGACATCCCACCCCGGGGGCTAAAAATGTCGGCCACCTTCATTGGGAATAATACGGCCATCCAGGAACTCTTCAAGCGTGTCTCAGAGCAGTTCACAGCAATGTTCAGGCGCAAGGCCTTTCTCCACTGGTACACGGGCGAGGGCATGGATGAGATGGAATTCACCGAGGCCGAGAGCAACATGAACGACCTGGTGTCTGAATATCAGCAATATCAGGATGCCACggccgaggaggaggaggaggatgaggagtaTGCTGAGGAGGAGGTGGCTTAGAACTCTCCTTTTCTAGGTAAAGGGGGGGGAAGCAGTGTGGATTCTTTACTGTGTTGACAGCTATGTGTCACTACGCGCTTGTTCGTTTGTGTCTTCCCATCTCCTCCTGctgcattttttaaagcatttttatagtATGTAGTTTTGCCtaataaagtattttcacagCATCTGGTTTCCCCTCCAACTTCTTTCTATGGGCCCTCTGGCTACTGTTGCCAGATGCGCACAGTTGTCCTGCAAGGCTGAAGCTGTCTGGGTTTATCACACGCCCAGGAACAAGCATTCCAGTGGCTCCAGGCGGGGTCGGCATGGGCTGTGGACGTGGCAAGCAGGCTTCACGCAAACTTGGGGATGCCCTGGGCCTTGGGCAGCGACATGGTGGAAAAACCTGTTCCTGAAGGCAAGCCTTGGCTTATCCCATGTGCCAAATTCTAGGGGACCAGCCGGCCATGTTTCTGGAATTTTAAAAGAGGTCAGTGACCCTGGTGGACAATGTCCCCAGAGTCCCATCTCGGGGTAGGAATGTGGTCAGACAGCTGGCTCTGGACCAGTAATGAAGGATGGGCAAGTGGGACCCCAGCCACTCCATCACCATGACGGCctgagtgtgtttgtgtggccTCATTCTCTTAATGAGGTGGGCATGGGATATCTGGCAGGGACTAGGCAGGAATCAAGCCCAGTGTCTGCTAACATGCACTGAACCCTATGTAGAAGGGGATTAGGTCCTGGGGGCTGTAGATGGTGGTTGCTGGGCCTGTGTGCTCAGGGCAGTCTCTCCAAAggcacagatggggtttctgaaCAGGACCTGGGGAGACAGGCCGGTGCTCACAAATGCTGTTTCCCCCAACTGGCAACCAGTGAGAAAAACGCCTGAGTGGAGGTCTGACCTGCCTCAGTCTGGAGGattgatgctctctggaaaggtgGCTAATGTGTACTGTCTGCTGTCTCCCTGTCTGCCACTCCAAAACTTCAGGGCAAAAATAATCCAAGATTGTCACGATGAGCCTGGTGAGGGTGGCACGTTTGGGGACAGGCCCTTCAGCCTGGCAGAGTCTCCTCCCCAGGCTTCTTGGGGAGCCTGGACGGCAAAAGTATGCTTTGGGAAAGCAGTCAAATGAGAGATGTGTTTGTGAGCTGGGTGCTGGGCAGCATGCACGGACAGTGCTCTTCTCCCTGGCTCTTGTAGA comes from the Symphalangus syndactylus isolate Jambi chromosome 8, NHGRI_mSymSyn1-v2.1_pri, whole genome shotgun sequence genome and includes:
- the LOC129488692 gene encoding tubulin beta-8 chain-like isoform X3; translation: MREIVLTQAGQCGNQIGAKFWEVISDEHAIDSAGAYHGDSHLQLERINVYYNEASGGRYVPRAVLMDLEPGTMDSVRSGPFGQIFRPDNFIFGQCGAGNNWSCDCLQGFQLTHSLGGGTGSGMGTLLLSKIREEYPDRIINTFSILPSPKVSDTVVEPYNATLSVHQLIENADETFCIDNEALYDICSRTLKLPTPTYGDLNHLVSATMSGVTTCLRFPGQLNADLRKLAVNMVPFPRLHFFMPGFAPLTSRGSQQYRALTVAELTQQMFDAKNMMAACDPRHGRYLTAAAIFRGRMPMREVDEQMFNIQDKNSSYFADWLPNNVKTAVCDIPPRGLKMSATFIGNNTAIQELFKRVSEQFTAMFRRKAFLHWYTGEGMDEMEFTEAESNMNDLVSEYQQYQDATAEEEEEDEEYAEEEVA
- the LOC129488692 gene encoding tubulin beta-8 chain-like isoform X8; this encodes MREIVLTQAGQCGNQIGAKFWEVISDEHAIDSAGAYHGDSHLQLERINLTHSLGGGTGSGMGTLLLSKIREEYPDRIINTFSILPSPKVSDTVVEPYNATLSVHQLIENADETFCIDNEALYDICSRTLKLPTPTYGDLNHLVSATMSGVTTCLRFPGQLNADLRKLAVNMVPFPRLHFFMPGFAPLTSRGSQQYRALTVAELTQQMFDAKNMMAACDPRHGRYLTAAAIFRGRMPMREVDEQMFNIQDKNSSYFADWLPNNVKTAVCDIPPRGLKMSATFIGNNTAIQELFKRVSEQFTAMFRRKAFLHWYTGEGMDEMEFTEAESNMNDLVSEYQQYQDATAEEEEEDEEYAEEEVA
- the LOC129488692 gene encoding tubulin beta-8 chain-like isoform X4 — translated: MREIVLTQAGQCGNQIGAKFWEVISDEHAIDSAGAYHGDSHLQLERINVYYNEASGQCGAGNNWAKGHYTEGAELMESVMDVVRKEAESCDCLQGFQLTHSLGGGTGSGMGTLLLSKIREEYPDRIINTFSILPSPKVSDTVVEPYNATLSVHQLIENADETFCIDNEALYDICSRTLKLPTPTYGDLNHLVSATMSGVTTCLRFPGQLNADLRKLAVNMVPFPRLHFFMPGFAPLTSRGSQQYRALTVAELTQQMFDAKNMMAACDPRHGRYLTAAAIFRGRMPMREVDEQMFNIQDKNSSYFADWLPNNVKTAVCDIPPRGLKMSATFIGNNTAIQELFKRVSEQFTAMFRRKAFLHWYTGEGMDEMEFTEAESNMNDLVSEYQQYQDATAEEEEEDEEYAEEEVA
- the LOC129488692 gene encoding tubulin beta-8 chain-like isoform X10, whose product is MREIVLTQAGQCGNQIGAKFWEVISDEHAIDSAGAYHGDSHLQLERINVYYNEASGGRYVPRAVLMDLEPGTMDSVRSGPFGQIFRPDNFIFGQCGAGNNWAKGHYTEGAELMESVMDVVRKEAESCDCLQGFQLTHSLGGGTGSGMGTLLLSKIREEYPDRIINTFSILPSPKVSDTVVEPYNATLSVHQLIENADETFIGNNTAIQELFKRVSEQFTAMFRRKAFLHWYTGEGMDEMEFTEAESNMNDLVSEYQQYQDATAEEEEEDEEYAEEEVA
- the LOC129488692 gene encoding tubulin beta-8 chain-like isoform X5; the protein is MREIVLTQAGQCGRYVPRAVLMDLEPGTMDSVRSGPFGQIFRPDNFIFGQCGAGNNWAKGHYTEGAELMESVMDVVRKEAESCDCLQGFQLTHSLGGGTGSGMGTLLLSKIREEYPDRIINTFSILPSPKVSDTVVEPYNATLSVHQLIENADETFCIDNEALYDICSRTLKLPTPTYGDLNHLVSATMSGVTTCLRFPGQLNADLRKLAVNMVPFPRLHFFMPGFAPLTSRGSQQYRALTVAELTQQMFDAKNMMAACDPRHGRYLTAAAIFRGRMPMREVDEQMFNIQDKNSSYFADWLPNNVKTAVCDIPPRGLKMSATFIGNNTAIQELFKRVSEQFTAMFRRKAFLHWYTGEGMDEMEFTEAESNMNDLVSEYQQYQDATAEEEEEDEEYAEEEVA
- the LOC129488692 gene encoding tubulin beta-8 chain-like isoform X1 is translated as MREIVLTQAGQCGNQIGAKFWEVISDEHAIDSAGAYHGDSHLQLERINVYYNEASGGRYVPRAVLMDLEPGTMDSVRSGPFGQIFRPDNFIFGQCGAGNNWAKGHYTEGAELMESVMDVVRKEAESCDCLQGFQLTHSLGGGTGSGMGTLLLSKIREEYPDRIINTFSILPSPKVSDTVVEPYNATLSVHQLIENADETFCIDNEALYDICSRTLKLPTPTYGDLNHLVSATMSGVTTCLRFPGQLNADLRKLAVNMVPFPRLHFFMPGFAPLTSRGSQQYRALTVAELTQQMFDAKNMMAACDPRHGRYLTAAAIFRGRMPMREVDEQMFNIQDKNSSYFADWLPNNVKTAVCDIPPRGLKMSATFIGNNTAIQELFKRVSEQFTAMFRRKAFLHWYTGEGMDEMEFTEAESNMNDLVSEYQQYQDATAEEEEEDEEYAEEEVA
- the LOC129488692 gene encoding tubulin beta-8 chain-like isoform X7; this translates as MREIVLTQAGQCGNQIGAKFWEVISDEHAIDSAGAYHGDSHLQLERINVYYNEASGGRYVPRAVLMDLEPGTMDSVRSGPFGQIFRPDNFIFGQCGAGNNWAKGHYTEGAELMESVMDVVRKEAESCDCLQGFQLTTPTYGDLNHLVSATMSGVTTCLRFPGQLNADLRKLAVNMVPFPRLHFFMPGFAPLTSRGSQQYRALTVAELTQQMFDAKNMMAACDPRHGRYLTAAAIFRGRMPMREVDEQMFNIQDKNSSYFADWLPNNVKTAVCDIPPRGLKMSATFIGNNTAIQELFKRVSEQFTAMFRRKAFLHWYTGEGMDEMEFTEAESNMNDLVSEYQQYQDATAEEEEEDEEYAEEEVA
- the LOC129488692 gene encoding tubulin beta-8 chain-like isoform X9 — translated: MREIVLTQAGQCGNQIGAKFWEVISDEHAIDSAGAYHGDSHLQLERINVYYNEASGGRYVPRAVLMDLEPGTMDSVRSGPFGQIFRPDNFIFGQCGAGNNWAKGHYTEGAELMESVMDVVRKEAESCDCLQGFQLTHSLGGGTGSGMGTLLLSKIREEYPDRIINTFSILPSPKVSDTVVEPYNATLSVHQLIENADETFCIDNEALYDIGNNTAIQELFKRVSEQFTAMFRRKAFLHWYTGEGMDEMEFTEAESNMNDLVSEYQQYQDATAEEEEEDEEYAEEEVA
- the LOC129488692 gene encoding tubulin beta-8 chain-like isoform X6, whose amino-acid sequence is MREIVLTQAGQCGNQIGAKFWEVISDEHAIDSAGAYHGDSHLQLERINVYYNEASGGRYVPRAVLMDLEPGTMDSVRSGPFGQIFQLTHSLGGGTGSGMGTLLLSKIREEYPDRIINTFSILPSPKVSDTVVEPYNATLSVHQLIENADETFCIDNEALYDICSRTLKLPTPTYGDLNHLVSATMSGVTTCLRFPGQLNADLRKLAVNMVPFPRLHFFMPGFAPLTSRGSQQYRALTVAELTQQMFDAKNMMAACDPRHGRYLTAAAIFRGRMPMREVDEQMFNIQDKNSSYFADWLPNNVKTAVCDIPPRGLKMSATFIGNNTAIQELFKRVSEQFTAMFRRKAFLHWYTGEGMDEMEFTEAESNMNDLVSEYQQYQDATAEEEEEDEEYAEEEVA
- the LOC129488692 gene encoding tubulin beta-8 chain-like isoform X2; this encodes MREIVLTQAGQCGNQIGAKFWEVISDEHAIDSAGAYHGDSHLQLERINVYYNEASGRYVPRAVLMDLEPGTMDSVRSGPFGQIFRPDNFIFGQCGAGNNWAKGHYTEGAELMESVMDVVRKEAESCDCLQGFQLTHSLGGGTGSGMGTLLLSKIREEYPDRIINTFSILPSPKVSDTVVEPYNATLSVHQLIENADETFCIDNEALYDICSRTLKLPTPTYGDLNHLVSATMSGVTTCLRFPGQLNADLRKLAVNMVPFPRLHFFMPGFAPLTSRGSQQYRALTVAELTQQMFDAKNMMAACDPRHGRYLTAAAIFRGRMPMREVDEQMFNIQDKNSSYFADWLPNNVKTAVCDIPPRGLKMSATFIGNNTAIQELFKRVSEQFTAMFRRKAFLHWYTGEGMDEMEFTEAESNMNDLVSEYQQYQDATAEEEEEDEEYAEEEVA
- the LOC129488692 gene encoding tubulin beta-8 chain-like isoform X11, yielding MREIVLTQAGQCGNQIGAKFWEVISDEHAIDSAGAYHGDSHLQLERINVYYNEASGGRYVPRAVLMDLEPGTMDSVRSGPFGQIFRPDNFIFGQCGAGNNWAKGHYTEGAELMESVMDVVRKEVDEQMFNIQDKNSSYFADWLPNNVKTAVCDIPPRGLKMSATFIGNNTAIQELFKRVSEQFTAMFRRKAFLHWYTGEGMDEMEFTEAESNMNDLVSEYQQYQDATAEEEEEDEEYAEEEVA